The genomic region GTTTGGAAGCCGCCGTCGTCGTTGATCCCGAATTGCGCGAAGCGACCGACCAAGTGTTTTTCGGCGCGACCGTCGGTCTGTTGCGCGGCGACGGGCGCGAGCAAACCGTCAAAATCGTCGGCATCGATGAAATCGATACCGCGCAAAACAAAATTTCTTGGATTTCGCCGCTGGCTCGTTGTCTGATTAAAGCGCGTGAAGGCGACGAAGTGGTTTTAAACACGCCGGAAGGGCGTGAGGAAATTGAAATCCTTTCTGTCGAATACATCAAAATCGACTGATCGGGAATGCCGTCTGAAACGGCACAAACGCGCCGTTTCCCAAATAAAGGAATACCGAATGAGGAAAATCCGCACCAAAATCTGCGGCATCACCACACCGGAAGACGCACTGTATGCCGCCCACGCCGGCGCAGACGCATTGGGACTGGTTTTTTACCCCCAAAGCCCCCGCGCTGTCGACATCATTAAAGCACAAAAAATCACCGCCGCACTGCCGCCGTTTGTCAGCGTTGTCGCCCTTTTCGTCAACGAAAGCGCGCAAAACATCCGCCGCATCCTTGCCGAAGTACCGATACACATCATCCAATTCCACGGCGACGAAGACGACGCATTCTGCCGCCAGTTCCACCGCCCCTATATCAAGGCCATTCGTGTTCAGACGGCATCAGACATCCGAAACGCCGCCGACCGCTTCCCCGACGCTCAGGCACTG from Neisseria meningitidis harbors:
- the greB gene encoding transcription elongation factor GreB — encoded protein: MSTETKNYITPAGWQALKDELYQLVNKERPEIVQIVNWAAGNGDRSENGDYLYGKRRMREIDRRIRFLTKRLEAAVVVDPELREATDQVFFGATVGLLRGDGREQTVKIVGIDEIDTAQNKISWISPLARCLIKAREGDEVVLNTPEGREEIEILSVEYIKID
- a CDS encoding phosphoribosylanthranilate isomerase, translating into MRKIRTKICGITTPEDALYAAHAGADALGLVFYPQSPRAVDIIKAQKITAALPPFVSVVALFVNESAQNIRRILAEVPIHIIQFHGDEDDAFCRQFHRPYIKAIRVQTASDIRNAADRFPDAQALLFDAYHPSEYGGTGHRFDWTLLAEYSGKPWVLAGGLTPENVDEAIRITGAEAVDVSGGVEASKGKKDPAKVAAFIATANRLSR